Proteins found in one Armatimonadota bacterium genomic segment:
- the ywiC gene encoding hypothetical protein yields the protein MLFAYLASYPLLQSLRHPEQKFYWLRWAAGYGVVAAFFGIPLLGMRPQLLWLVPLALATFVVNAWFAWRRNERNLLNDLVAMAGLNLAAVAGYVAGQGRWDTEAWLLWAVCLLYFFGTALHVKSLIRERRNRLMKSLAVAYALVMPAVLALALQPLLAVAHLPATLRAMAIPQEHRFKSIVLGVIEIVCSLWFCVWLIVSYRSSWG from the coding sequence GTGCTGTTCGCTTACCTTGCTTCCTACCCCCTGTTGCAGTCACTGCGCCATCCTGAACAGAAGTTTTACTGGCTGAGGTGGGCAGCTGGCTATGGCGTGGTCGCCGCGTTTTTTGGCATTCCTCTGCTGGGAATGCGCCCGCAGCTGCTCTGGCTGGTTCCACTGGCTCTTGCCACTTTCGTTGTGAACGCATGGTTCGCCTGGCGGCGCAATGAGCGCAACCTGCTCAACGACTTGGTGGCGATGGCTGGGCTGAATCTGGCGGCGGTTGCCGGTTATGTGGCAGGGCAAGGACGCTGGGACACCGAAGCGTGGCTTCTCTGGGCGGTATGCTTGCTGTATTTCTTCGGCACCGCGTTGCATGTGAAATCGCTCATCCGTGAGCGACGCAACCGCCTGATGAAGTCGCTGGCGGTAGCTTACGCGCTGGTGATGCCTGCCGTGCTGGCGCTGGCACTTCAGCCCTTGCTGGCAGTAGCGCATCTTCCTGCCACCCTGCGTGCAATGGCGATCCCGCAAGAGCACCGATTCAAGTCGATAGTGCTCGGCGTTATCGAGATAGTGTGCTCCTTGTGGTTCTGCGTCTGGCTCATCGTCAGTTACCGCTCTTCGTGGGGATAA
- a CDS encoding dehydrogenase, with product MSQPLRIGLIGCGGISRAHVHAMQELGAETVRVVATCDVEESLAQERARESGAQVVLTDWREVLERKDVDAVDICLPHDLHAEVAIAAAQAGKHILVEKPIATTLVDGWAMVRAARQAGVVLMTAFVERFEAENWRTKQLLDEGWLGVPILAQLDHLQNVAVPPGHWVRSRQRLGGGAIASAGCHRLDLLRWFIGEVEWVSAETYYDPDRMEGEVAGVVNLQFTTGAIATMSISWLSPYRAFYRKLWLEGTEGCVHNWNGLHVFSRKKPEWSEGFVKLELEPVNPFAAEIRHFAECVREGKEPLTSGEDSLRSQAVAIAANVSEQTGCRVRPAELLSQALEDSE from the coding sequence ATGAGCCAGCCTTTGCGTATCGGCTTGATAGGCTGTGGAGGCATCTCGCGGGCGCACGTGCACGCTATGCAGGAGCTGGGGGCGGAGACGGTGCGCGTGGTTGCTACCTGTGACGTGGAAGAGTCTCTCGCGCAGGAGCGGGCGCGTGAATCGGGTGCTCAGGTTGTGCTCACCGACTGGCGCGAGGTGCTGGAGCGCAAGGATGTCGACGCGGTGGACATCTGCCTGCCGCACGACCTGCACGCGGAAGTAGCTATCGCCGCCGCGCAAGCGGGCAAGCATATTCTGGTGGAGAAGCCGATAGCCACCACCTTAGTGGATGGCTGGGCGATGGTGCGCGCCGCCAGACAGGCTGGTGTGGTGCTGATGACCGCCTTCGTAGAGCGCTTTGAGGCGGAGAACTGGCGCACCAAGCAACTGCTGGACGAGGGCTGGCTCGGCGTGCCCATTCTGGCGCAGCTGGACCACTTGCAGAACGTAGCGGTTCCCCCCGGGCACTGGGTGCGCAGTCGCCAAAGACTGGGAGGGGGCGCGATCGCCAGCGCAGGCTGCCACCGCCTGGACCTGCTCCGCTGGTTCATCGGCGAGGTGGAATGGGTCTCCGCCGAGACCTACTACGACCCCGACCGCATGGAGGGCGAAGTGGCGGGCGTGGTCAACCTGCAGTTTACCACTGGCGCGATTGCCACCATGAGCATCAGCTGGCTGTCGCCCTATCGTGCTTTCTACCGCAAACTGTGGTTGGAAGGCACCGAAGGTTGTGTGCACAACTGGAACGGCTTGCACGTCTTCTCGCGCAAGAAACCGGAGTGGTCGGAGGGGTTCGTGAAGCTGGAGCTGGAGCCGGTGAACCCCTTCGCTGCCGAGATACGCCACTTTGCGGAGTGTGTGCGGGAGGGCAAAGAGCCTCTCACCAGTGGAGAGGATTCGCTGCGCTCGCAGGCGGTGGCGATTGCCGCTAACGTCTCGGAGCAAACGGGCTGTCGTGTACGCCCCGCGGAACTACTCTCACAGGCACTGGAGGATTCGGAATGA
- the phrB gene encoding deoxyribodipyrimidine photo-lyase, with product MRRVIIFRRELRLTDNPLLQDAQQGETIPVFFLDEYNQQEHGDNLRALFFHALRELQRGIESRGGRLYVVPLEQQEQFFDIARPDEVRFCEDVEPHSRERDGQLKRLLERKGIRYRVLRDSLLSPLPDSTYPSFTQFYKRHFTQHVQPEPPVPAPSRLHTLVMDVPTVAIPEVDTEPARKWYATEREVQAQWQQFVGTTLPRYSSLRNLPSVEGVSRMSPYIRCGMISLRQMLREAWGVSEQFVKELAWRDFYTHILYHHPETVHMELRPEWRGFPWRHHEEQFERWAQGRTGIPLVDAGMRQLLCEGWMHNRTRMVVASYLTKHLLIDWRWGERWFYLHLVDADLAQNVGNWQWAAGCGADALPYFRIFNPILQAQKFDPKAEYIHRYVPELQGATDEQLSDLHHLSRACPDYPSPLVHPEEGRKRFLQVAQQFFGESVQGKLPLEQE from the coding sequence ATGCGACGAGTGATTATCTTCCGGCGTGAACTGCGCCTCACCGACAACCCGCTGCTGCAAGACGCCCAACAGGGAGAAACCATACCCGTCTTCTTTTTAGACGAATACAACCAGCAGGAACATGGCGACAACCTGCGCGCCCTCTTCTTCCACGCCCTGCGCGAACTGCAAAGAGGCATCGAATCGCGAGGGGGCAGGCTGTACGTCGTCCCGCTGGAGCAACAGGAACAATTTTTCGACATCGCCCGCCCCGATGAAGTGCGATTCTGCGAAGATGTGGAACCCCACTCGCGGGAGCGGGATGGGCAGCTGAAGAGGTTGCTGGAGCGCAAGGGTATCCGCTACCGTGTGCTGCGCGATAGCCTGCTCAGCCCCTTGCCCGACAGCACCTATCCCAGCTTCACGCAGTTCTACAAGCGACACTTCACCCAGCACGTGCAGCCGGAGCCACCTGTGCCTGCTCCATCCCGACTGCATACGCTCGTTATGGATGTGCCCACTGTCGCCATCCCCGAGGTGGATACTGAACCCGCCCGCAAATGGTATGCCACCGAGCGGGAAGTGCAGGCGCAGTGGCAACAGTTCGTTGGAACCACTCTGCCGCGCTACAGTAGCCTGCGCAACCTGCCCTCGGTGGAAGGGGTATCGCGCATGAGCCCTTATATCCGTTGCGGAATGATTTCTCTGCGTCAAATGCTGCGCGAGGCATGGGGCGTCAGCGAGCAGTTCGTGAAAGAGCTGGCATGGCGCGACTTCTACACGCACATCCTGTATCATCACCCCGAAACGGTGCACATGGAACTGCGTCCCGAATGGCGCGGTTTTCCCTGGAGGCACCATGAAGAGCAGTTTGAACGGTGGGCGCAGGGACGCACGGGTATCCCGCTGGTGGATGCCGGGATGCGCCAGCTGCTGTGTGAAGGTTGGATGCACAACCGCACGCGCATGGTGGTCGCCAGCTACCTGACGAAACACCTGCTCATCGACTGGAGATGGGGCGAGCGGTGGTTCTATCTACACCTGGTAGACGCCGACCTCGCGCAGAACGTGGGCAACTGGCAGTGGGCGGCGGGGTGCGGCGCGGACGCCCTGCCCTACTTCCGCATTTTCAATCCCATCCTGCAGGCGCAAAAGTTCGACCCGAAAGCCGAGTACATCCACCGCTACGTGCCCGAGCTGCAAGGGGCAACCGACGAGCAGCTGAGTGACCTGCACCATCTCAGTCGCGCCTGTCCCGATTACCCATCTCCTCTGGTACATCCCGAAGAAGGGCGCAAGCGTTTCCTGCAGGTAGCCCAGCAGTTCTTCGGCGAGAGTGTGCAGGGAAAGCTCCCTCTAGAACAAGAATAA
- a CDS encoding hypothetical protein (possible pseudo, internal stop codon) — protein sequence MYLLDTNLLLEILLAQERAEEVKEFLQRSPRDHLFLNNFSLYSIGIQAVRRG from the coding sequence ATGTATCTGCTGGATACCAATCTGCTGCTGGAGATCCTGCTGGCTCAGGAGAGAGCGGAAGAGGTGAAAGAGTTTCTCCAGAGGTCGCCACGTGACCATCTTTTCCTCAACAACTTCTCGCTATACTCCATCGGTATTCAGGCTGTTCGACGCGGATGA
- a CDS encoding restriction endonuclease, translating into MALPEALRSRLTWEQYVQTPESMERVEIEDGEVKLMASPTGTHQLILGNLHLMLAGNSFVRAQGIVLMAPFDVVISRRPLRVRQPDLLYISKQRLQADDLRPLQRLEIAPELVVEVLSPSDTFVHLSRKLADYHLIGVQEVWLVDAEQSQVFLLSREERGWLWQGPLTGEEEIPSAVLPEARIAVQTIFEGG; encoded by the coding sequence ATGGCTCTGCCAGAAGCGCTTCGTTCACGGCTCACATGGGAACAATATGTGCAAACGCCCGAAAGCATGGAGCGCGTGGAGATTGAAGACGGTGAGGTAAAGCTGATGGCATCCCCCACGGGAACACATCAACTGATTCTGGGCAATCTGCATCTCATGTTGGCTGGCAATTCCTTCGTTCGGGCACAGGGCATCGTGCTCATGGCGCCGTTCGATGTGGTGATTTCCCGCCGTCCTCTTCGAGTGCGCCAGCCTGACCTGCTGTATATCAGCAAACAACGCCTGCAGGCAGATGACCTCCGACCTCTACAGCGGCTGGAGATAGCTCCCGAACTGGTCGTGGAAGTGCTTTCACCCAGCGACACCTTTGTGCATCTGTCTCGCAAGCTGGCAGACTATCACCTTATCGGCGTGCAAGAGGTGTGGCTCGTAGATGCAGAGCAGAGTCAGGTGTTCCTGTTATCTCGCGAAGAACGAGGCTGGCTCTGGCAAGGACCTCTGACGGGTGAAGAGGAGATACCCTCTGCTGTGCTACCCGAAGCACGGATTGCCGTCCAGACAATCTTTGAAGGAGGATAA
- a CDS encoding glycosyl transferase: MRDNPVVSIIIPAYNEADSIVQAIERVRAVPLQKEIIVVDDGSTDETPALLAQQPDVVVLRHERNMGKGMAIRTAIAHATGDIIIIQDADLEYDPMDIPRVIAPIAEGKAQVVYGSRFLTAKRPKGMRLPNWLVNRLLAAMVRWLYWHPLTDEATCYKAFRADLLKSVPLTCQRFEFCPEVTAKVIRRGVKILEVPISYEARTTLQGKKIRWWDGVEAIWTLLKWRWKRF; the protein is encoded by the coding sequence GTGCGAGATAACCCTGTCGTCAGCATTATCATTCCGGCTTACAACGAAGCGGACTCCATCGTGCAGGCGATTGAGCGTGTGCGTGCGGTGCCCCTGCAGAAAGAGATTATCGTGGTGGACGACGGTTCCACCGACGAGACCCCTGCACTGCTGGCGCAACAGCCCGATGTGGTGGTGCTGCGTCACGAACGCAATATGGGCAAGGGCATGGCGATACGCACTGCCATCGCACACGCCACAGGCGACATCATCATCATTCAGGACGCCGACCTCGAATACGACCCGATGGACATCCCCCGCGTGATTGCTCCTATCGCCGAAGGCAAGGCGCAGGTGGTGTACGGTTCGCGCTTTCTCACCGCCAAACGCCCCAAAGGGATGCGCCTGCCCAACTGGCTGGTGAACCGCCTGCTGGCAGCCATGGTGCGCTGGCTCTACTGGCATCCTCTCACCGACGAAGCCACCTGCTACAAAGCCTTCCGCGCCGACCTGCTCAAGAGCGTGCCCCTTACCTGCCAGCGGTTCGAGTTCTGCCCTGAGGTGACCGCCAAAGTCATCCGACGCGGGGTGAAGATTCTGGAAGTGCCCATCTCCTACGAAGCACGCACCACCCTGCAGGGCAAGAAAATCCGCTGGTGGGACGGCGTGGAAGCAATCTGGACACTGCTCAAATGGCGGTGGAAGCGGTTCTAA